From the genome of Halobacteriovorax marinus SJ:
ATCGCCAGTATTAGAAGTCACAACACCAAGATCAACCTTAGAATCTGTAGTGTATTCAACTTCAACTGACATCTCTTTTAAAAGTTGCTCAAAGTCTATTTCCTCAGTCGAACAAATCATATTCTCAAAGCGCTCTCGCACTTTTCTATTTGTGAGCGATTCAATCATTGAATAAACTTCATGATCTTCCATTCCATTTTCTGGATCTGCTTTATATCTCTTCCAAAGTAAATCTAGTAGAGCATTAATCCCCGATCCCTCTTTTACTAATAAGATATTAAGCGCGAAGAAAACGAGCCCACCTTTTAAGTAATAAGAAATTGAAGAGTTATTAGAATTTTCATCTGGTCTATACAACTTGATCCAAGCATTGAACGAGCTATCTTCTAGAGAGTGAAACTTTCTACCAGGAATCGAGTAATAGCGATTTAGATTGGCCTTCATTTTCTCAAGATACTCACTGAGTGTTGTTAGACCACATCTATAGACAAAGAGCTGATCCATAAAACTTGTGAGCCCTTCCGTTAGCCAGTGCATTCTAGTGAATCCTTCACTCAAGTAATTGAATGGCCCTAATTCTTTAGGGCGAATTCTTTTAACATTCCATGTATGAAAGTATTCGTGAGCAACTAGCTCTAGCCAATCAGTGTAGCCACTTCGATCAATCATTGCTCTTGAACAATATTGAAGTGCCGTTGAATTCTTATGTTCTAGACCTCCAAAGAGATTAGGAGCAAAGTGAGTGATAAAAGTATATTTCTCATAGGGAATCTCTCCCATCGTTTTAGAGATATATTCTACAATTGTTTTAATATCTGCTTTTAAATTATACCCATGCTTCATTGGGCTTCCGTACCAACAAAGTTCGTGATCGATTCCATCCACTCTAAAACCATCAGTTTCCTGACAACCTATTTCAATAGGAGAATCAATAAGATCATCGTAGTTATCTGCGCTATATAAAAAGACTTCTCTCTTAGTAGAAATATCTCTAAGCCCCGTAGTTAGTTTTGACCAAAGAGGAGGAAACTCAACTTCAACTTCTGGGTTTAAAATATTCTTATCTTTAATACCCATAAAAATTGTTGGCCCATGTAGAAAAGCGTGAGACTCATCGATATGAGAAGTACGAACAGTGAGCTCGTGACAGAAGACATCGTAATGAATTTCAAAATTTTCTTTATCGCCTTTAACCTCTTTTGACTCAAAATCTACTTCGTAGACACCCTTATCAACTTGTTCAAAATAGTAGAATTCTCCACCAGGATTTAGGGCCTTAAAGTTTTGAATATGCTTTCCATACTCTCTCATTAGGTATGACCCAGGCGACCATGAAGGTATAAAAAAAGATAGTTTAGCGTCATCTTTTGACCTCTGTCCCCTGATTGTAACTGATAAGTAGTGAGTTTTTGGATTATCGATTTTAATCTTGTAATGCAATTTCATTAAATTCATTCCTTTTTAAAATAATTCTTGAAATTAAGGTCCTCTTTAAGCTAGAAGCATAGGAAAAATTGAATATTAATTTTTGAAAACTTACATGACAAACTTTTCTTATTCAAGTTTGACACAACACACACTACACAAAAATGAGTTACTACTATGGCCTTTAAGGAAAACAAAATTAACCCAGATCTTGTTGCCACCCCAGTTGTTTACTTCACACAAAGAGCTCTTGAACAGCTTAAATTAATACTTGAAAATGACTTCACACTTGCCGGGAAATACTTTCGTATTCTCATCTCTGGTAAAGGGTGTGATGGATTTACTTACTCGGCAGGCTTCACTGACGTCAAAGAAGATGACTTTGAAGTGAGAATTGAAAATAGTGATGAAGACATCATTATT
Proteins encoded in this window:
- a CDS encoding M61 family metallopeptidase, which translates into the protein MKLHYKIKIDNPKTHYLSVTIRGQRSKDDAKLSFFIPSWSPGSYLMREYGKHIQNFKALNPGGEFYYFEQVDKGVYEVDFESKEVKGDKENFEIHYDVFCHELTVRTSHIDESHAFLHGPTIFMGIKDKNILNPEVEVEFPPLWSKLTTGLRDISTKREVFLYSADNYDDLIDSPIEIGCQETDGFRVDGIDHELCWYGSPMKHGYNLKADIKTIVEYISKTMGEIPYEKYTFITHFAPNLFGGLEHKNSTALQYCSRAMIDRSGYTDWLELVAHEYFHTWNVKRIRPKELGPFNYLSEGFTRMHWLTEGLTSFMDQLFVYRCGLTTLSEYLEKMKANLNRYYSIPGRKFHSLEDSSFNAWIKLYRPDENSNNSSISYYLKGGLVFFALNILLVKEGSGINALLDLLWKRYKADPENGMEDHEVYSMIESLTNRKVRERFENMICSTEEIDFEQLLKEMSVEVEYTTDSKVDLGVVTSNTGDRVVIKSVTLDGAAHKYGLNAGDEIIAIDGMRVLSGDFQKYDKFLTLNKTYRFTVSRLGYLTDVEVLMESAPRSIVALKSTNEELTKKFLG
- a CDS encoding HesB/IscA family protein encodes the protein MAFKENKINPDLVATPVVYFTQRALEQLKLILENDFTLAGKYFRILISGKGCDGFTYSAGFTDVKEDDFEVRIENSDEDIIILLDPFAAFYLQESSVDFIQDLVNDVEGFVITNHLQKKYAGKFWRKAPEKTPPLLQK